A window of Ruminococcus champanellensis 18P13 = JCM 17042 contains these coding sequences:
- a CDS encoding manganese catalase family protein encodes MFAYEKKLQYPVNIKQPNPKLAKAIITQLGGPDGELGAALRYLSQRYAMPYGEVSGILTDIGTEELGHVEMISTIVYQLTRNLTPEEIKRSGFDTYFVDHTTGIYPIAASGQPFTASFFQSAGDVITDLTEDLAAEQKARTTYDNILRLADDYDVRDAIRFLRQRELVHFQRFGEAFRTEKLFCQKQNVPA; translated from the coding sequence ATGTTTGCTTATGAAAAGAAGCTGCAGTATCCGGTCAACATCAAGCAGCCCAATCCAAAGCTGGCGAAAGCTATCATTACCCAGTTGGGCGGGCCAGACGGTGAGCTTGGTGCGGCCCTGCGGTATCTGAGCCAGCGCTATGCCATGCCCTATGGAGAGGTCAGCGGCATTCTGACGGATATCGGCACCGAAGAACTCGGTCATGTAGAAATGATTTCCACAATTGTATACCAACTGACACGGAATCTGACACCGGAGGAGATCAAGCGTTCCGGCTTTGACACCTATTTTGTGGATCACACCACGGGCATTTACCCCATTGCTGCTTCCGGTCAGCCCTTCACCGCAAGCTTCTTCCAGTCTGCCGGAGATGTGATCACGGATCTGACAGAGGATCTGGCAGCCGAGCAGAAGGCACGCACCACCTATGACAACATCCTTCGGCTGGCGGATGACTACGATGTGCGGGATGCCATTCGCTTCTTGCGCCAGCGGGAGCTTGTGCATTTCCAGCGATTCGGGGAAGCGTTCCGCACAGAGAAACTTTTCTGTCAAAAACAGAACGTCCCCGCATGA
- a CDS encoding flippase: protein MGKTKRNLIYQTLYQMLTLVLPFVTAPYISRVLGTENTGIYSYTYTTVNYFMLAALLGIETYGTRTISRVRNDQNALNKAFSSLFYCHICVAGLCLVVYMIYVLCFSGAYRVYALIQALYILAELLNINWFFFGIEEFKITVTRNLVIKLLTIASIFLFVKDKGDLIVYITIMALGTFISQSFVWIFLRKYVKFVKASCSEIFQHLKPMSVLFVSVIATSIYRMVSKTMLGAMGELSSLGCFEYADKIIRMPLSIITAIGLVMLSKTSNMYVKNNKGAVSLVSKSMEAVLIFASAIAFGLCGIANNFAVLFFGAEYAYTGQLIEAMSISLIFMSWNNVLRTQYLMPKCKDKEYVIAVWAGAMVNIVSNLIFIRLWGATGAALTTSISYFVVSLVQSHYVKAELPVFQYLKRSAIPFAAGAVMLVCVKLVGHMLKCSWVTLCIQVLTGAIVYAVLVLIYLKKSDSFLYAGLVQPFLKKRKPSK, encoded by the coding sequence ATGGGAAAAACGAAACGCAATTTGATCTATCAGACCCTTTATCAGATGCTGACTCTTGTGCTGCCCTTTGTGACTGCCCCCTATATCTCAAGAGTGCTGGGCACGGAAAACACCGGCATCTATTCCTACACCTACACCACCGTCAATTATTTCATGCTGGCTGCACTGCTGGGCATTGAAACCTACGGTACCAGAACCATCTCCAGAGTCCGCAACGACCAGAACGCTCTGAACAAAGCCTTTTCCAGCTTGTTCTACTGCCACATCTGCGTTGCCGGATTGTGTCTGGTGGTGTATATGATCTATGTCCTGTGCTTCAGTGGGGCATACCGGGTTTACGCCCTGATCCAGGCTCTGTATATTCTGGCAGAACTGCTGAATATCAACTGGTTCTTCTTCGGCATCGAAGAATTCAAGATCACGGTCACACGGAATCTGGTCATCAAGCTCCTGACCATCGCCTCCATCTTCCTGTTCGTCAAGGACAAGGGGGATCTGATCGTTTACATTACCATCATGGCGCTGGGCACCTTTATCAGCCAATCCTTTGTGTGGATCTTCCTCAGAAAATACGTGAAATTCGTAAAGGCAAGCTGTTCCGAGATCTTTCAGCACCTTAAGCCCATGAGCGTGCTCTTTGTTTCCGTCATCGCCACCAGCATCTACAGAATGGTGAGTAAAACCATGCTGGGTGCCATGGGGGAGCTGTCCTCTCTGGGATGCTTTGAATATGCGGATAAGATCATCCGCATGCCTTTGAGCATCATTACGGCAATCGGTCTGGTCATGCTGTCCAAAACCTCCAATATGTATGTGAAGAACAACAAGGGCGCAGTCAGCCTGGTTAGCAAATCCATGGAAGCTGTTCTGATCTTTGCGTCAGCCATTGCCTTCGGACTCTGCGGCATCGCCAATAACTTTGCCGTGCTGTTCTTCGGCGCCGAGTATGCCTATACCGGACAGCTGATCGAAGCCATGAGTATTTCTCTGATTTTCATGTCCTGGAACAATGTGCTGCGTACCCAGTATCTGATGCCCAAATGCAAGGACAAGGAATACGTGATCGCAGTCTGGGCAGGGGCTATGGTGAACATCGTGAGCAATCTGATTTTCATCCGCCTGTGGGGCGCTACCGGTGCGGCACTGACCACCAGTATTTCCTACTTTGTGGTGAGCCTGGTTCAGTCCCATTACGTCAAGGCAGAGCTGCCTGTGTTCCAGTATCTGAAGCGCTCTGCAATCCCCTTTGCCGCCGGTGCAGTGATGCTGGTGTGTGTCAAGCTGGTAGGGCATATGCTGAAGTGCAGCTGGGTCACCCTTTGCATCCAGGTACTGACGGGAGCCATTGTCTACGCCGTCCTGGTGTTGATCTATCTGAAAAAATCCGATTCTTTCCTGTACGCCGGACTGGTGCAGCCGTTCCTGAAGAAACGCAAGCCGAGCAAATAA
- a CDS encoding acyltransferase family protein encodes MNTQPLVNPPKGRILAIDFLKALAIILVVFSHINAYNGSAKIWAICFAPNVFFFSHGVVCRSKIHQLSDWKDFILNRIVSILAPYLIWGMIYSPLTAKNIVKLCYGSHESLSLADSLTSLWFLPCLFAGDLLFALILWAAEQIKSPKGRLIFLTAVVTGVLAVCPFLPHFSKGWPFGADVALQAVAWIGLGYLTMYLLKDRINPGTGKQTHPLVLVLIAAAGLALSLTAFCNTSMPGGYVMMAEARYGNYLLYLVSAAGGTAFVFALSFLLARIRNRFFVRSFQLIGQSTMVIFAVHKFVIKTLQNVLTGIAIPHAAAAAVILITAIGVSLCVMPFINTYLPLLAGKMKYKKVFGET; translated from the coding sequence ATGAATACGCAGCCTCTTGTGAATCCGCCAAAGGGCAGAATCCTTGCTATAGACTTTCTGAAAGCCCTGGCCATCATACTGGTGGTTTTCTCCCACATTAACGCATACAACGGGTCAGCAAAAATCTGGGCCATCTGCTTTGCCCCAAATGTCTTTTTCTTTTCCCATGGGGTGGTGTGCCGGTCAAAGATTCACCAACTTTCTGACTGGAAGGATTTCATTCTGAACCGGATCGTGTCCATTCTGGCACCCTACTTGATTTGGGGCATGATCTATTCCCCGCTGACCGCTAAAAACATTGTAAAACTCTGCTATGGATCCCATGAATCCCTGTCCCTGGCGGACAGTCTGACCTCCCTGTGGTTTCTCCCCTGTCTGTTTGCGGGAGATCTGCTGTTTGCACTGATCCTGTGGGCTGCGGAGCAGATCAAAAGCCCCAAGGGACGGCTGATCTTTCTGACTGCTGTGGTGACAGGGGTCCTGGCAGTATGTCCCTTCCTCCCCCACTTCTCCAAGGGCTGGCCCTTCGGAGCGGATGTTGCCCTACAGGCTGTTGCCTGGATTGGACTGGGCTATCTGACCATGTATCTGCTCAAAGACCGGATCAATCCGGGCACCGGCAAGCAGACCCACCCCCTTGTACTGGTGCTGATCGCAGCAGCCGGTCTTGCACTGTCTCTGACTGCGTTCTGCAACACCTCCATGCCGGGTGGATATGTGATGATGGCGGAAGCCAGATACGGCAATTATCTGCTCTATCTGGTCAGTGCAGCAGGCGGAACCGCTTTTGTATTCGCACTGAGCTTCCTGCTGGCACGGATCCGGAACCGGTTCTTTGTCCGCAGCTTCCAGCTGATCGGTCAGAGTACAATGGTCATTTTTGCAGTGCATAAGTTTGTGATCAAAACACTGCAAAATGTCCTCACCGGGATTGCCATCCCCCATGCAGCAGCGGCAGCAGTGATTCTGATTACTGCCATCGGCGTCAGCCTGTGCGTGATGCCATTCATCAACACCTACCTGCCCCTGCTGGCTGGCAAAATGAAATATAAGAAAGTGTTCGGAGAAACGTAA
- a CDS encoding CDP-glycerol glycerophosphotransferase family protein translates to MEYKQPGLPRKVLHKLRETCYTAFGNAFTKPDPKLIVFSSEPDFSDNSRVLFEYMQDNGFAESYKFIWLVNEPEQFASLHYPNTTFVQKNDAYRYLRRETLKALMQAHYYIGTHIRQKRIRKSGSGQIILNLWHGCGFKDTQHMPWNDAFDYVLVPGDVFIETKSRFFGCSKDRILPIGYPRYDLFRKHNPNTDAFVNSFRVNADTRLIIWMPTFRKTGKNKYPEEHIAYSFPLPVLQSAEDLLKLDQACREKNLVILVKKHQYQQDFGIDNVALTNIRFIDNQTFSDHQIQMYEFLPCTDALISDYSSVAIDYLLIDKPIGFTLDDYESYKQTRGFVFEDPLAYMPGAHIYTLEELIRFVGDVAEGAPDPYKAQRAEVRTHTNKYGGDFCKRIIERFEL, encoded by the coding sequence ATGGAATACAAACAGCCGGGATTGCCCCGGAAGGTGCTGCATAAGCTGCGTGAAACATGCTATACTGCCTTTGGAAATGCCTTCACCAAGCCGGATCCAAAGCTGATCGTGTTCTCCAGCGAGCCGGATTTTTCCGACAACAGCCGGGTTTTGTTTGAATATATGCAGGATAATGGCTTTGCGGAATCCTACAAATTTATCTGGCTGGTAAACGAACCGGAGCAATTTGCTTCCCTGCACTATCCCAATACCACCTTTGTGCAGAAAAATGATGCCTACAGATACCTGCGCCGGGAAACTCTGAAAGCGCTGATGCAGGCTCACTACTATATCGGCACCCACATCCGCCAGAAACGGATCCGGAAAAGCGGATCCGGACAGATCATTCTGAATCTGTGGCACGGCTGCGGCTTTAAGGATACCCAGCATATGCCCTGGAACGATGCCTTTGACTATGTGCTGGTGCCCGGGGACGTATTCATCGAAACAAAATCCAGATTTTTCGGATGCAGCAAGGACAGGATCTTGCCCATCGGCTACCCCAGATACGACCTGTTCCGGAAGCACAATCCCAACACGGACGCCTTTGTCAACAGCTTCAGGGTCAATGCGGACACCCGGCTGATCATCTGGATGCCCACCTTCCGGAAAACCGGAAAGAACAAATACCCGGAGGAGCATATCGCCTACAGCTTTCCCCTGCCGGTATTGCAGTCGGCGGAGGATCTGCTGAAGCTGGATCAGGCATGCCGGGAAAAGAATCTGGTGATTCTGGTCAAGAAACATCAGTATCAGCAGGATTTCGGCATCGACAATGTTGCCCTCACCAATATCCGCTTCATTGACAATCAGACGTTTTCGGATCATCAGATCCAGATGTACGAATTTCTGCCCTGCACGGACGCTCTGATCTCGGATTACTCCTCCGTTGCCATTGACTATCTTCTGATTGACAAGCCCATCGGCTTTACATTGGATGACTATGAAAGCTACAAACAGACAAGAGGTTTTGTCTTTGAGGATCCCCTTGCGTATATGCCGGGTGCCCACATTTATACACTGGAGGAATTGATCCGGTTCGTGGGCGATGTGGCAGAGGGCGCCCCGGATCCCTACAAAGCCCAAAGAGCGGAAGTCCGGACCCATACCAACAAGTACGGCGGTGACTTCTGCAAACGTATAATCGAAAGGTTTGAACTGTAA